The following are encoded in a window of Callithrix jacchus isolate 240 chromosome 9, calJac240_pri, whole genome shotgun sequence genomic DNA:
- the RNF41 gene encoding E3 ubiquitin-protein ligase NRDP1 — protein sequence MGYDVTRFQGDVDEDLICPICSGVLEEPVQAPHCEHAFCNACITQWFSQQQTCPVDRSVVTVAHLRPVPRIMRNMLSKLQIACDNAVFGCSAVVRLDNLMSHLSDCEHNPKRPVTCEQGCGLEMPKDELPNHNCIKHLRSVVQQQQTRIAELEKTSAEHKHQLAEQKRDIQLLKAYMRAIRSVNPNLQNLEETIEYNEILEWVNSLQPARVTRWGGMISTPDAVLQAVIKRSLVESGCPASIVNELIENAHERSWPQGLATLETRQMNRRYYENYVAKRIPGKQAVVVMACENQHMGDDMVQEPGLVMIFAHGVEEI from the exons GCACCTCATTGTGAGCATGCTTTCTGCAACGCCTGCATCACCCAGTGGTTTTCTCAGCAACAGACGTGTCCAGTGGACCGTAGTGTTGTGACGGTCGCCCATCTGCGCCCAGTACCTCGGATCATGCGGAACATGTTATCAAAGCTGCAGATTGCCTGTGACAACGCTGTGTTTGGCTGTAGTGCTGTTGTCCGTCTTGACAACCTCATGTCTCACCTCAGTGACTGTGAGCACAACCCGAAGCGGCCTGTGACCTGTGAACAGGGCTGTGG CCTGGAGATGCCCAAAGATGAGCTGCCAAACCATAACTGCATTAAGCACCTGCGCTCAGTGGTACAGCAGCAGCAGACACGCATCGCAGAGCTGGAGAAGACATCAGCTGAACACAAACACCAGCTGGCAGAGCAG AAGCGAGACATCCAGCTGCTAAAGGCATACATGCGTGCAATCCGCAGTGTCAACCCCAACCTTCAGAACCTGGAGGAGACAATTGAATACAACGAGATCCTAGA GTGGGTGAACTCCCTTCAGCCAGCAAGAGTGACCCGCTGGGGAGGGATGATCTCGACTCCTGATGCTGTGCTCCAGGCTGTAATCAAGCGCTCCCTGGTGGAGAGTGGCTGTCCTGCTTCTATTGTCAACGAGCTGATTGAAAATGCCCACGAGCGTAGCTGGCCCCAGGGTCTGGCCACACTAGAGACTAGACAGATGAACCGACGCTACTATGAGAACTACGTGGCCAAGCGCATCCCTGGCAAGCAGGCTGTTGTCGTGATGGCCTGTGAGAACCAGCATATGGGTGATGACATGGTGCAAGAGCCAGGCCTTGTCATGATATTTGCGCATGGCGTGGAAGAAATATAG